Proteins encoded within one genomic window of Chitinophaga parva:
- the ileS gene encoding isoleucine--tRNA ligase — MTNKYTEYTQLNLPQLEKEILASWQARQTFEQSVSHREGATPFVFFEGPPSANGMPGIHHVISRTLKDLVCRYKTMQGFQVKRKGGWDTHGLPVELGVEKQLGITKDDIGKKISIEAYNEACRKEVLKYKDKWDELTQKMGYWVDLKDPYITFDNKYIESLWWCLQTLYKKGLLYKSKSIQPYSPAAGTGLSSHELNQPGCYKNVKDTTIVAMFKAKRDAKSQFLFDAAGNEDVFFLAWTTTPWTLPSNLGLTVGGNINYVLVKTLNPYTHTPQNVVLAKDLLGKYFKPEGENAAFDAFREGDKVLPWKILASTTGAALENIRYEQLLPYALPESGDPFRVLVGDFVTTEDGTGIVHTAPAFGADDSRVGRKYDIGMLILVDRQGKFTDNVGEFSHRYVKNYKDDPDYKDVDVDIAVKLKLEGRAFRVEKYEHTYPHCWRTDKPVLYYPLDAWFIKTTAMKDRMVELNKTINWKPAFTGTGRFGNWLENMVDWNLSRSRYWGTPLPVWRTEDGSEEICIGSLAELTTEVNKAIAAGVMKAAAVKMKGDQLDIDLHKPYVDNVILVSSNGQPMYREPDLIDVWFDSGAMPYAQWHYPFENQEVFAKNFPADFIAEGVDQTRGWFYTLHALGVMLFDSVAYKTVVSNGLVLDKNGVKMSKRLGNVINPFETIETFGADATRWYLITNASPWDSLKFDLDGIKEVQRKLFSTLYNTYNFFAMYANLDGFTFREAYIPLEERPEIDRWIISLLNTLIKTVTANMDDFEPTQAGRAIQEFVDEHLSNWYVRLCRRRFWKGEYEKDKIAAYQTLYECLEKLSQMMAPVSPFFSDWLFSNLNNISRRVKDTASVHLTDFPEANAAAIDPELEERMQLAQDISSLVLSLRKKVKINVRQPLHKILIPMSDAHLKEQISNVAHLIKSEVNVKDIEYLTETEGFIKKKIKPNYKSLGGKMGARMKAVANAIGEFTAADIASLEKAGEFHLTVENEPVVLTLSDVEIISEDIPGWTVANKGSLTVALDITITPELLDEGNARELVNRIQKIRKDSGFELTDRIAVQVGAVEGLKTALINFNDYICTEILADSLELVTDLQLGTEVEVNDLKFNVLVNKKS; from the coding sequence ATGACCAACAAGTACACGGAATATACGCAGCTGAACCTCCCGCAACTGGAAAAAGAGATCCTGGCAAGCTGGCAGGCCCGGCAGACCTTTGAACAGAGCGTGAGCCATCGTGAAGGCGCCACTCCCTTCGTATTTTTTGAAGGACCGCCCAGTGCTAACGGTATGCCCGGTATTCACCACGTAATTTCCCGTACCCTCAAGGACCTGGTTTGCCGCTATAAAACCATGCAGGGCTTCCAGGTAAAACGCAAAGGCGGCTGGGACACCCACGGCCTGCCCGTAGAACTGGGCGTGGAAAAGCAGCTCGGTATCACCAAGGACGATATCGGTAAAAAGATCTCCATCGAAGCCTATAATGAAGCCTGCCGCAAGGAGGTACTTAAATATAAGGACAAGTGGGATGAGCTGACCCAGAAGATGGGTTATTGGGTAGACCTGAAAGATCCTTACATCACCTTTGATAATAAATATATAGAAAGCTTGTGGTGGTGCCTGCAGACCTTATATAAGAAAGGACTGCTGTACAAGAGCAAGAGCATCCAGCCTTACTCCCCGGCGGCGGGTACCGGCCTCAGCTCCCATGAGCTGAACCAGCCCGGCTGCTATAAAAATGTAAAGGACACCACCATCGTGGCCATGTTCAAGGCTAAGCGCGATGCAAAGTCCCAGTTCCTTTTTGACGCCGCCGGCAATGAAGACGTGTTCTTCCTGGCCTGGACCACCACCCCCTGGACGCTTCCGAGCAACCTGGGCCTTACCGTGGGCGGTAATATTAATTACGTACTGGTAAAGACCCTCAATCCTTACACCCACACACCACAGAACGTGGTGTTGGCCAAGGACCTGCTGGGCAAATATTTTAAACCGGAAGGGGAGAATGCCGCCTTTGACGCATTCCGGGAAGGAGATAAGGTCCTGCCCTGGAAGATCCTGGCTTCCACCACCGGTGCCGCCCTCGAAAACATCCGTTACGAGCAGTTGCTGCCTTACGCATTGCCGGAAAGCGGTGACCCGTTCCGCGTGCTGGTGGGCGATTTTGTGACCACCGAGGATGGCACGGGGATTGTACACACCGCGCCAGCGTTCGGTGCAGACGATAGCCGCGTGGGTCGCAAGTATGACATTGGCATGCTCATACTGGTAGACCGCCAGGGTAAGTTCACCGATAACGTAGGTGAATTCTCCCACCGCTATGTTAAAAACTACAAAGACGATCCGGATTACAAAGACGTAGACGTAGACATAGCCGTAAAACTGAAACTGGAAGGCCGTGCCTTCCGCGTGGAAAAATACGAGCACACCTACCCACACTGCTGGCGTACGGACAAGCCCGTGCTTTACTACCCGCTGGATGCATGGTTCATCAAAACCACCGCCATGAAGGACCGGATGGTGGAACTGAACAAGACCATTAACTGGAAGCCTGCCTTCACCGGCACAGGCCGCTTTGGCAACTGGCTGGAGAACATGGTGGACTGGAACCTCAGCCGCAGCCGCTACTGGGGCACCCCGCTCCCGGTATGGCGCACAGAGGATGGCAGCGAAGAGATCTGTATCGGTTCCCTCGCGGAACTGACCACGGAAGTGAACAAAGCCATCGCCGCCGGTGTAATGAAGGCAGCCGCAGTGAAAATGAAAGGTGACCAGCTGGACATAGACCTGCATAAGCCTTATGTAGACAACGTGATCCTGGTAAGTTCCAATGGGCAGCCTATGTACCGGGAACCAGACCTGATCGACGTTTGGTTTGACAGCGGCGCCATGCCTTATGCGCAATGGCACTACCCGTTTGAAAACCAGGAGGTTTTTGCCAAAAATTTCCCGGCAGACTTTATTGCGGAGGGCGTGGACCAGACCCGTGGCTGGTTTTACACCCTGCACGCACTTGGGGTAATGCTCTTTGATAGTGTAGCCTATAAAACAGTGGTATCCAACGGCCTGGTGCTCGATAAGAACGGCGTGAAAATGAGTAAGCGCCTGGGGAACGTGATCAATCCCTTTGAGACCATTGAAACTTTTGGGGCAGATGCCACCCGCTGGTACCTGATCACAAATGCTTCGCCGTGGGACAGCCTGAAATTTGACCTGGACGGGATCAAGGAAGTACAGCGCAAACTATTCTCCACCCTCTACAATACGTACAATTTCTTTGCGATGTACGCCAACCTGGACGGGTTCACGTTCAGGGAAGCTTACATTCCCCTGGAAGAACGCCCGGAAATTGACCGCTGGATCATCTCCCTGCTCAATACATTAATAAAGACGGTGACCGCCAACATGGATGACTTTGAACCCACCCAGGCTGGCCGCGCCATACAGGAATTTGTGGATGAGCACCTCAGTAACTGGTATGTACGCCTTTGCCGCCGCCGTTTCTGGAAAGGGGAGTATGAAAAAGACAAGATCGCCGCTTACCAGACCTTGTATGAGTGCCTGGAAAAGCTGTCGCAAATGATGGCCCCGGTATCACCTTTCTTCTCCGACTGGCTGTTCAGCAACCTGAACAATATCTCCCGTCGCGTGAAAGATACCGCTTCCGTACACCTGACCGATTTCCCGGAGGCAAACGCCGCGGCCATCGATCCGGAACTGGAAGAGCGTATGCAACTGGCCCAGGACATCTCCTCCCTGGTACTGTCACTGCGTAAAAAGGTGAAGATCAATGTGCGCCAGCCGCTGCATAAGATCCTGATCCCCATGAGCGATGCGCATTTGAAGGAGCAGATCTCCAACGTGGCGCATTTGATAAAAAGTGAGGTAAATGTTAAAGACATTGAGTATCTTACGGAAACAGAAGGTTTCATCAAGAAGAAGATCAAACCGAATTATAAATCATTAGGCGGTAAAATGGGCGCCCGGATGAAGGCGGTGGCCAATGCCATCGGTGAATTCACGGCCGCAGACATTGCCAGCCTGGAAAAAGCAGGAGAATTCCACTTAACCGTTGAGAACGAGCCCGTTGTACTAACACTGAGCGATGTTGAAATTATCTCTGAGGATATCCCGGGATGGACGGTAGCCAATAAGGGCTCACTGACCGTAGCGCTCGACATCACGATCACCCCCGAACTCTTAGACGAGGGCAATGCCCGCGAGCTGGTAAACCGGATTCAGAAGATCCGCAAGGACAGTGGATTTGAACTTACCGACCGCATTGCCGTACAGGTAGGAGCAGTGGAGGGGCTGAAAACAGCGTTGATTAACTTTAATGACTATATTTGCACGGAAATTTTGGCAGATAGCCTGGAACTGGTGACGGATTTGCAGCTGGGTACGGAAGTGGAAGTTAATGACTTAAAATTCAATGTATTAGTTAACAAAAAAAGCTGA
- a CDS encoding TraR/DksA family transcriptional regulator: protein MATKKKVASKTTKKVVPAKKAAAPKAAAKKAAPASAKKAAPAPKPAPKAAPKKAAPVASKKAAPKKATPKPASKTTAAKAAPKSASRTTTKKTVAAKTTAAPKKGAVAPKVAAPVKATPAPKTAVKAAPVAKAKAPVKKKEEKHPVATTPTVTPKAAAAKQPEKTVAPVSRTQPDITQYPEKEVAMPVKNKVVKDNQEKIEKEVKAPAKEKEPVKKAAEKKTTKPVTASSSPVAYQPEFTKSILDSPDQPVGVVYRYSDAELQEFKELIQKKLENARKELVFLQGLITRKDEAGTDDTENKYMSMEDGSGSQEREQLNQMASRQIQYADHLEKALIRIENKTYGVCRVTGKLIDKKRLQAVPHATLSIEAKLAKSK from the coding sequence ATGGCAACAAAGAAGAAAGTTGCTAGTAAAACAACGAAAAAGGTAGTGCCGGCCAAGAAGGCCGCAGCCCCCAAGGCTGCTGCTAAAAAGGCTGCGCCCGCTTCAGCTAAGAAGGCTGCGCCCGCTCCGAAACCAGCACCCAAGGCTGCCCCTAAAAAAGCAGCACCTGTAGCATCGAAAAAAGCCGCACCGAAGAAGGCTACACCCAAGCCTGCGTCGAAAACCACTGCTGCAAAGGCAGCCCCCAAGTCTGCATCGAGAACGACTACTAAGAAAACAGTGGCCGCCAAAACAACGGCTGCACCCAAGAAAGGAGCCGTAGCTCCCAAAGTGGCAGCGCCCGTAAAGGCGACACCTGCCCCTAAAACTGCTGTAAAAGCTGCACCGGTAGCGAAAGCTAAGGCCCCGGTAAAGAAAAAAGAAGAAAAACACCCGGTTGCAACTACGCCTACAGTGACGCCGAAGGCCGCCGCTGCCAAACAGCCGGAGAAAACAGTCGCTCCTGTATCACGTACACAACCGGACATTACTCAGTATCCAGAAAAAGAAGTAGCAATGCCCGTAAAAAATAAAGTTGTTAAAGACAACCAAGAAAAAATAGAGAAAGAAGTGAAGGCTCCTGCGAAAGAAAAGGAACCAGTGAAGAAAGCAGCGGAGAAAAAAACTACCAAACCTGTTACTGCTTCTTCTTCTCCTGTTGCCTACCAGCCGGAGTTTACCAAGTCCATCCTGGACTCACCAGACCAGCCCGTGGGCGTGGTGTACCGCTATAGCGATGCGGAGCTCCAGGAGTTCAAGGAACTGATCCAGAAAAAACTGGAGAACGCCCGCAAAGAACTCGTGTTCCTCCAGGGCCTTATCACCCGCAAGGATGAAGCAGGCACAGACGATACCGAAAACAAATATATGAGCATGGAAGATGGCAGCGGCTCCCAGGAACGTGAGCAGCTGAACCAGATGGCCAGCCGCCAGATCCAATACGCAGATCACCTGGAAAAAGCACTGATCCGTATTGAAAACAAAACTTATGGTGTGTGCCGTGTTACCGGTAAGCTGATAGACAAGAAACGTCTGCAGGCCGTACCGCATGCTACCCTGAGCATTGAAGCCAAACTGGCAAAAAGCAAATAA
- a CDS encoding ABC transporter ATP-binding protein, whose protein sequence is MKTFKRLLRFATPLHHYVPELMTYTVLGIVFGIVNFTMLIPMLQVIFGQTKMDVVNTLPHFAFTVDYFKTAFNYYFNQFYTPATPLRGLAFVCSIIVTATILANFFRYMAARVLVRMRMNVLERMRNTLYNNLTHQSLDFFHNRQKGEILSVMTNDVQEIEASVISSIQVFLRDPFLIIAYFGVLFYMSWQLTLFTIVFFPISGFLVSYISKKLKQKGYFSQEMLGKILNVSEETVSGIRVIQAFSGEGFMQRKFAAINRRFSVVSKSMFNQREMASPVSEMLGVIVIVILVMYGGNLVLTRANGGILDGAGFIVYLVFYSQILNPAKNVASSITTLQRGIVAGERIFGLMDVPPHIEERPNAKPVADFRQRLVYDNVTFKYEQQNVLRNVNLAIEKGQVVALVGKSGAGKSTMADLLPRFYDVNEGRITLDGEDIRDFKLNDLRNLMGIVSQEAILFNDTVFNNIAFGHPDAKLEDVIHAAKIANAHEFIAQLENGYETGIGDRGMKLSGGQRQRLTIARAVFKNPPIMILDEATSALDTESEKLVQEALDKLMQHRTTIVIAHRLSTIQHAHEIIVMDKGEIVERGRHDELLALNGIYKRLVEMQEFK, encoded by the coding sequence ATGAAGACTTTTAAGCGATTACTCAGATTTGCCACTCCCCTGCATCACTATGTACCCGAGCTGATGACGTACACCGTGCTGGGCATCGTGTTCGGCATTGTGAACTTCACGATGCTGATCCCCATGCTGCAGGTGATCTTTGGGCAAACCAAGATGGACGTGGTAAATACCCTGCCTCACTTTGCCTTTACCGTTGATTATTTTAAAACCGCATTCAACTATTATTTCAACCAGTTCTATACCCCGGCTACGCCCCTGCGCGGGCTGGCCTTTGTGTGCAGCATCATTGTAACGGCTACTATCCTGGCAAACTTTTTCCGCTACATGGCAGCACGCGTGCTGGTACGCATGCGTATGAACGTGCTGGAACGCATGCGCAATACGCTGTACAATAATCTTACCCACCAGTCACTGGATTTCTTCCACAACCGCCAGAAAGGGGAAATCCTTTCCGTGATGACCAATGACGTACAAGAAATTGAAGCATCTGTGATCAGCTCCATCCAGGTGTTCCTTCGCGATCCGTTCCTGATCATTGCCTACTTTGGTGTGCTGTTCTATATGTCCTGGCAGCTTACCTTGTTCACTATCGTATTCTTTCCCATCTCCGGCTTCCTGGTGTCTTATATTTCAAAGAAACTGAAGCAGAAAGGCTACTTCAGCCAGGAAATGCTGGGGAAGATCCTCAATGTGTCTGAGGAAACGGTGAGCGGCATCCGTGTTATACAGGCCTTCAGCGGCGAAGGTTTTATGCAAAGGAAATTTGCAGCCATCAACCGCCGCTTTTCCGTGGTGAGCAAGTCCATGTTCAACCAGCGCGAAATGGCATCCCCGGTGTCCGAAATGCTGGGTGTGATCGTGATCGTGATACTGGTAATGTATGGCGGTAACCTGGTGCTCACCCGTGCCAACGGCGGCATCCTGGATGGCGCGGGCTTCATCGTGTACCTGGTGTTCTATTCCCAGATCCTGAACCCTGCCAAGAACGTGGCATCTTCCATCACCACGTTGCAACGCGGCATTGTGGCCGGTGAGCGCATTTTTGGCCTCATGGACGTGCCCCCGCATATTGAAGAACGCCCCAATGCCAAGCCCGTAGCGGATTTCAGGCAACGCCTGGTGTATGATAATGTTACTTTTAAATACGAGCAGCAAAACGTGCTACGCAACGTGAACCTGGCCATTGAAAAAGGCCAGGTGGTAGCGCTGGTGGGCAAGAGCGGCGCCGGCAAAAGCACCATGGCCGACCTGCTGCCCCGCTTTTACGATGTAAATGAAGGCCGCATCACCCTGGATGGCGAGGACATCCGCGACTTTAAACTCAATGACCTGCGCAACCTGATGGGCATCGTATCACAGGAGGCCATTCTTTTTAATGATACCGTGTTTAACAACATTGCCTTTGGCCACCCGGATGCAAAGCTGGAGGATGTGATACATGCTGCAAAGATCGCCAATGCACACGAGTTCATTGCGCAGCTGGAAAACGGCTATGAGACCGGCATTGGCGATCGTGGCATGAAACTGAGCGGTGGCCAGCGCCAGCGACTCACCATTGCCCGCGCCGTGTTCAAGAACCCGCCCATCATGATCCTGGACGAGGCCACCTCCGCCCTGGATACCGAGTCTGAAAAATTAGTGCAGGAAGCATTGGATAAGCTGATGCAGCACCGCACAACCATCGTTATTGCCCACCGCCTCAGCACCATCCAGCACGCGCATGAAATTATAGTGATGGATAAAGGCGAGATCGTGGAACGCGGCCGCCACGACGAGCTGCTGGCGCTCAATGGTATTTATAAGCGGCTGGTGGAAATGCAGGAGTTTAAATAG
- the rbfA gene encoding 30S ribosome-binding factor RbfA — translation MQESKRQKQVGQLVQQELSDIFQRMGFNVTDGGMISIATVRMTPDLLEARVYLSMFQIKDTSEMLQRIKEHSAEIRKDLGNRMSKQLRRIPELSFFLDDTLDYVFKMEELFKKINENPDAPQS, via the coding sequence ATGCAGGAAAGTAAGCGTCAAAAACAAGTAGGACAACTGGTGCAGCAGGAATTGAGTGACATCTTTCAGCGCATGGGATTTAACGTAACAGACGGTGGCATGATCTCCATTGCCACGGTGCGCATGACCCCGGACCTGCTGGAAGCCCGCGTATACCTGAGCATGTTCCAGATCAAAGATACTTCCGAGATGCTGCAGCGCATCAAGGAGCACAGCGCCGAGATCCGCAAAGACCTGGGCAACCGGATGTCCAAGCAACTGCGCCGCATCCCCGAGCTGTCTTTCTTCCTGGACGATACCCTGGACTACGTGTTCAAGATGGAAGAGCTGTTTAAAAAGATCAATGAGAATCCGGACGCTCCCCAAAGCTAG
- a CDS encoding FtsX-like permease family protein produces the protein MIWQFATRYFWAKKSTNAINIIAWISVCAIAVGTAALFIILSVFNGFSELVASLYSSFYPSIKIVPAQGKQLYLDTAMLQRIRAVPGIVYYSEVVEEKAVLSYNNEPTIAILKGVDSNYTRVSGVKNKIIRGKYETMSQGIPEGVFGYDLEGAMGIDVTRSDIPVTVYLPRPGADATTLPEQALSSDVLFPVGAFNIQQDFNTQYVITDIGFLRRLLSMKGGQMSALEVAIAPNVSDKSVQNSLQRLLGSKFVVQTRFDQNQSLFAIMQTEKWFVYIILSFVLVIAAFNMVGSLSMLVIEKQKDVTILKAMGAHESLIRRIFLAEGLLIAGFGAVGGFVLGFTICWLQQRFGIIKLGGTSFLVDAFPVSMHLADFLLITITILAIGVGAGWYPARTAARQAIELKAT, from the coding sequence ATGATCTGGCAATTCGCTACCCGTTATTTCTGGGCCAAGAAATCCACCAATGCTATCAATATCATTGCCTGGATCAGCGTATGCGCCATTGCCGTAGGTACGGCCGCACTCTTTATCATTCTCAGCGTTTTCAACGGGTTTTCTGAACTGGTAGCTTCACTGTACTCCTCTTTTTACCCGAGTATAAAGATAGTACCGGCCCAGGGCAAGCAATTGTACCTGGATACGGCCATGCTGCAACGTATCCGCGCGGTGCCCGGCATCGTATATTACAGTGAGGTGGTGGAGGAAAAGGCGGTGCTCAGCTATAACAATGAGCCCACGATTGCCATTTTAAAAGGCGTGGATAGCAACTATACCCGGGTCTCAGGTGTTAAGAATAAGATCATAAGAGGTAAGTACGAAACCATGTCCCAGGGCATCCCGGAAGGGGTGTTCGGGTACGACCTGGAAGGGGCGATGGGGATAGACGTAACCCGCAGCGATATCCCGGTAACGGTATACCTGCCGCGGCCCGGGGCCGATGCCACTACCCTGCCGGAGCAGGCATTGAGCAGTGATGTGTTGTTTCCCGTAGGCGCCTTTAACATACAGCAGGATTTCAACACGCAGTATGTGATCACGGATATTGGCTTTTTGCGCCGGCTGTTATCGATGAAAGGTGGGCAAATGTCCGCCCTTGAGGTGGCAATTGCGCCAAATGTGAGCGATAAATCGGTACAGAATTCGTTGCAGAGATTGCTTGGCAGCAAATTTGTAGTACAGACACGGTTCGATCAGAACCAGTCTCTTTTTGCCATTATGCAGACGGAGAAATGGTTTGTATATATCATACTCAGTTTTGTGCTGGTGATAGCGGCTTTCAATATGGTAGGCTCCCTGTCTATGCTGGTCATAGAAAAGCAGAAGGACGTCACTATCTTAAAAGCCATGGGGGCCCACGAATCCCTGATCCGCAGGATCTTCCTCGCGGAAGGCTTGCTGATAGCGGGTTTTGGCGCAGTGGGGGGATTTGTGTTAGGGTTCACCATTTGTTGGTTGCAACAACGTTTTGGGATCATAAAACTGGGAGGCACCTCCTTCCTGGTAGATGCTTTCCCCGTGAGCATGCACCTGGCTGACTTTTTACTCATCACCATCACGATACTGGCGATCGGTGTGGGCGCCGGATGGTACCCTGCCCGTACAGCTGCAAGACAGGCTATAGAATTAAAGGCAACCTGA
- a CDS encoding glycosyltransferase family 4 protein, whose product MENVIIATVLSFVVTYLSIPVLIKVAQVKHLFDEPDARKAHVARTPTLGGIGFFAGFILAAGVCAPLTDKSPFQYFTAAFFVIFLVGLKDDLVGLSPVKKLIGQLIASFAVIYLGNIQIHSMYGFLGMQELPEHISLLLTYFTFLVTINAFNLIDGVDGLAGGIGLLVSAVLGTYFMEVGETFYAVLGFAMAGGLAAFLVFNVSPARIFMGDTGSLLLGLLNTILIVKFIEVAGNPASSLPVNSVPAVAVAILIVPLFDTLRVFSVRMLSGRSPFSADRNHIHHYLLDLGLNHRQTTLVAVVTNVLFIAGAFMFQDLGTGTLLILMVAAASLGTGMLYMLRKRRERPSVVITNISSTPEMSTVKGTKILHVTTNGVLEDK is encoded by the coding sequence ATGGAGAATGTAATTATTGCCACTGTCCTAAGTTTTGTTGTCACTTATCTTTCCATCCCGGTGCTGATCAAGGTGGCGCAAGTCAAGCATCTTTTTGATGAACCGGACGCGCGCAAAGCGCATGTGGCCCGTACGCCTACGCTGGGTGGCATTGGATTTTTTGCCGGTTTTATTTTGGCAGCAGGTGTATGTGCTCCGTTAACTGATAAGTCTCCCTTTCAATATTTTACAGCGGCTTTTTTCGTGATCTTCCTCGTGGGCCTGAAAGATGACCTGGTAGGCCTTTCACCGGTGAAAAAACTGATCGGGCAACTGATTGCTTCCTTTGCCGTGATCTACCTGGGCAATATCCAGATCCACAGCATGTATGGCTTCCTGGGCATGCAGGAACTGCCAGAACATATCAGCCTGCTGCTTACTTACTTCACCTTCCTGGTAACCATCAACGCGTTTAACCTGATTGATGGGGTGGATGGGCTGGCCGGCGGCATTGGCCTGTTGGTATCTGCCGTGCTGGGTACTTATTTTATGGAGGTAGGCGAAACCTTCTACGCGGTGCTCGGCTTTGCCATGGCCGGTGGCCTGGCGGCTTTCCTTGTCTTCAATGTGTCTCCTGCAAGAATTTTTATGGGCGATACCGGCTCCTTGCTGCTGGGATTACTCAACACCATACTGATCGTAAAGTTCATTGAAGTAGCGGGCAACCCTGCCAGCAGCCTGCCGGTAAATTCCGTGCCTGCCGTAGCGGTGGCCATCCTGATCGTGCCCCTGTTTGACACCCTGCGCGTGTTCTCCGTGCGCATGCTCAGCGGCCGTTCTCCCTTCTCTGCAGACCGTAACCACATTCACCACTACCTGCTGGACCTGGGCCTGAACCATCGCCAGACCACCCTGGTAGCCGTAGTGACCAATGTACTTTTCATAGCCGGCGCCTTCATGTTCCAGGACCTGGGCACAGGAACCCTGCTGATCCTGATGGTGGCTGCTGCCAGCTTAGGTACCGGCATGCTGTACATGCTGCGTAAGCGTCGCGAACGGCCGTCCGTTGTTATTACGAACATTTCCTCCACTCCCGAAATGAGCACTGTGAAGGGCACCAAGATCCTGCACGTGACCACCAACGGGGTGCTGGAAGACAAATAA
- the frr gene encoding ribosome recycling factor, producing the protein MQDDLTLIIDDAQQTMQKAIAHLEAELLKIRAGKASPNMVDSIHVEYYGSPTPLSQVANITAPDARTITIQPWEKNMLQPIERAIIASNIGLNPQNDGMIIRLFLPPMTEERRKELVKKVNGEGEQGKIAIRSIRRDAIEDIKKLQKDGLSEDEARDGENNVQVMTDKFILLVDKHCQQKEKEIMSI; encoded by the coding sequence ATGCAAGACGATCTGACCCTTATTATTGACGATGCCCAGCAGACTATGCAAAAGGCGATTGCGCACCTGGAAGCTGAACTTTTAAAGATCAGGGCCGGAAAAGCTTCTCCCAATATGGTAGACAGCATTCACGTGGAATACTACGGATCGCCTACCCCCCTCAGCCAGGTGGCGAACATTACCGCCCCGGATGCCCGTACCATTACCATACAACCCTGGGAAAAAAATATGTTGCAGCCCATTGAAAGAGCCATCATCGCTTCCAATATTGGCCTGAACCCACAGAATGATGGCATGATCATCCGCCTGTTCCTGCCGCCCATGACCGAAGAAAGAAGAAAGGAACTGGTGAAAAAAGTGAACGGGGAAGGTGAGCAGGGCAAGATCGCCATCCGCAGCATCCGCCGTGACGCGATCGAAGACATTAAAAAGCTACAGAAAGACGGCCTCAGTGAAGACGAAGCCCGCGATGGTGAAAACAATGTACAGGTCATGACAGACAAATTCATCCTCCTGGTGGATAAGCACTGCCAGCAGAAGGAGAAGGAAATTATGTCTATCTAA
- a CDS encoding DMT family transporter, protein MKQSFTNWLIFTGLSLTWGCSFILMKVGMEALTPFQVASIRLLSAGISLLPFFFQHIRTTPLRKVPVILLSGILGNGIPAYLFCIAESRIDSSLAGILNALTPLMALVAAFLLFKVPVKRQQLFGVCIGLAGVVMLFLEKGFGDNAYWYYGCWIVVATACYGINIALVHHYLKGYTSLQLGSIALFGVGGMAAAMLFSGDLTVFRGARFPWASVAAACTLGVVGSGIASVLFYLLIQRAGSLFASMVTYAIPIVAIGWGMAAGETITLLQVACLGIILAGVYLVNRKKA, encoded by the coding sequence TTGAAACAAAGTTTTACAAACTGGCTGATATTTACCGGCCTTTCACTCACCTGGGGTTGCTCTTTTATCCTCATGAAAGTAGGTATGGAAGCTCTCACGCCCTTCCAGGTAGCCAGTATCCGCCTCTTGTCTGCCGGCATTTCCCTCCTGCCCTTCTTCTTCCAGCACATCCGTACCACGCCGCTGCGCAAGGTGCCGGTGATCCTGTTGTCAGGTATCCTGGGCAATGGCATTCCGGCCTATCTGTTCTGCATTGCCGAAAGCCGGATAGACAGTTCGCTGGCCGGCATACTCAACGCCCTCACACCGCTTATGGCCCTGGTAGCGGCTTTCCTGCTATTCAAAGTGCCGGTGAAGCGCCAGCAGTTGTTTGGTGTCTGCATTGGCCTGGCCGGTGTAGTGATGCTCTTTCTCGAAAAAGGTTTTGGCGATAATGCCTATTGGTATTATGGCTGCTGGATCGTGGTGGCCACGGCCTGCTATGGTATTAACATTGCGCTGGTGCATCATTACCTGAAAGGCTATACGTCGTTGCAACTGGGCTCCATTGCGCTCTTTGGCGTAGGAGGCATGGCAGCCGCCATGCTTTTTTCCGGTGATCTTACGGTTTTCCGGGGCGCCCGTTTTCCCTGGGCTTCTGTAGCTGCCGCGTGTACCCTGGGGGTAGTGGGCAGTGGCATTGCTTCTGTATTATTCTACCTGCTCATACAGCGGGCGGGGTCCCTGTTTGCCTCCATGGTCACCTACGCCATTCCCATCGTGGCCATCGGCTGGGGCATGGCGGCCGGCGAGACGATCACCCTCCTGCAGGTGGCATGCCTGGGCATTATCCTGGCCGGGGTGTACCTGGTAAACCGGAAAAAAGCGTAA